The Mercenaria mercenaria strain notata chromosome 8, MADL_Memer_1, whole genome shotgun sequence genome has a segment encoding these proteins:
- the LOC128558940 gene encoding uncharacterized protein LOC128558940: MFQAPDYTETVSVRLSEVLADIGVDERIVLKRRRTCLLNELMNNSVFQLQDRKYTTYYLGSQSEGTTTLGLESDTDCLICKNNFNIVQDWSGWQPGVHNLLMIQDDTVSPGYCLLQRLRDDAPLPHNDVPNEHFTGRILVSNTIMSESLRANYLRSGGVHNGPAFTQLGQPGIAEVDYVPAFPCKTWPLQARQWLNQQGVGQWPSDDIKRYCSNTGCFVVGVGSKQSENEEIEWRISTSLAERCLMFNLNITQIRCYVLMKMLLKTYIKSHYEGTISSFMCKTVLFKLIANTQSSFWRENNLLVCLSFCLFVLYTSTLIENCPHFIIPGNNLMAGHIAYESKPHILEILQNIINSEGTALLGIECDDLGES, encoded by the coding sequence atgtttcaagCACCAGATTATACAGAAACTGTGTCAGTGAGACTGTCAGAGGTTCTGGCTGATATAGGAGTGGATGAGAGAATTGTGTTGAAGAGAAGAAGAACATGTTTGCTGAATGAATTAATGAATAACAGTGTATTTCAACTACAGGATAGGAAGTATACAACATACTATTTAGGCAGTCAGTCAGAAGGAACAACTACACTGGGCCTTGAATCAGACACTGACTGTCTTATttgtaaaaataactttaacatAGTACAAGACTGGAGTGGCTGGCAACCTGGTGTACACAATCTACTAATGATTCAGGATGATACTGTATCACCTGGTTACTGTTTGCTACAGCGTCTGAGAGATGATGCTCCTCTTCCACACAATGATGTACCTAATGAACACTTTACTGGAAGAATACTTGTAAGTAATACAATAATGTCAGAATCATTGAGAGCAAATTATCTTAGGTCAGGAGGTGTACACAATGGTCCAGCATTTACACAACTTGGACAACCTGGGATTGCTGAGGTAGACTATGTTCCTGCTTTCCCCTGTAAAACATGGCCTCTACAAGCTAGACAATGGTTAAACCAGCAAGGTGTAGGTCAGTGGCCTTCAGATGACATAAAGAGATACTGTAGCAACACTGGGTGTTTTGTTGTTGGAGTTGGAAGCAAGCAAAGTGAAAATGAGGAGATTGAATGGAGAATATCAACATCTTTAGCAGAAAGGTGTTTAATGTTTAATCTCAATATCACACAGATCAGATGTTATGTGTTgatgaaaatgttattaaaaacttACATCAAGTCACACTATGAAGGTaccatttcaagtttcatgtgcaAAACAGTTCTGTTTAAACTAATTGCAAATACACAGTCTAGTTTCTGGAGAGAAAATAACTTACTTGTTTGtctatcattttgtttatttgtccTGTACACCAGTACTCTGATTGAAAACTGTCCACATTTCATCATACCTGGGAACAATTTGATGGCAGGACATATTGCTTATGAATCTAAACCTCACATtcttgaaatattgcaaaatattataAACAGTGAAGGAACAGCATTGTTAGGGATTGAGTGTGATGATCTTGGTGAAAGCTGA
- the LOC128559145 gene encoding uncharacterized protein LOC128559145: MLNESIVNTLLKLNDQKNTLYNLGSQSEGTTTLGLSSDFDQVICLNIYNVIQDWRDWQPGVQNLLMIQDDTVSPGYCLLQCLRQDVPLPYNDVPNDVPNEYFFRDRTGRILLRNKTMSEAAQFTATTIAATNDTGGARHGPAYTQQRKRVQDIDIVGALPCKTWSLQAKQWLDWQSVGQWPSNDIKRYCSNTGCFVVGVGSKGSENHELEWRISTSLAERCLMFNLNITQIRCYVLMKMILKTYIKPHCEDSISSFMCKTVLFQLTEITHCNFWRETNLLVCLSVCLCVLYNSVLNENCPHFIIPGNNLMVGQIVQESKPHILEILQYIINSEGTTLLGIKCDALGARLQLKLNHLCLYNLCPFKTIDISVVSGNLLRATATMLKQEIDYRLAFIRNTRYEVAIQTLMKYIFKLIISNQSQGLDKTACSLLAPWFCSTLGSILVSLNIQQHNGISAEAFNWISLGLNTDVASNKLKLASSFYCIEDYHRTEIVLTDIEGNYDLNIVEPTCDCFYYFRQAHRGGFNAVCDNHTELALQYATAFCVRFLPFEVNCIPTELQYEIFRSTQEDLAFGGRTDYWMDWAVVDALPYLYFLQYKTYSYLRRQDDKQRALSSLIRTIDQEPNLGHRETALNLLGQCIEQENCPTDALCCYLVSLDLRGRNNAARIHICRFLSAMVNDQVQNQSLL, from the coding sequence ATGCTGAATGAATCTATAGTAAATACACTCCTAAAATTAAATGATCAGAAGAATACATTATACAATTTAGGCAGTCAGTCGGAGGGAACAACTACACTAGGACTTAGTTCTGACTTTGACCAAGTTatctgtttaaatatatataatgtgaTACAGGACTGGAGGGATTGGCAGCCTGGTGTACAAAATCTATTGATGATTCAGGATGACACTGTATCCCCTGGTTACTGTTTGCTACAGTGCCTGAGACAAGATGTTCCTCTTCCATACAATGATGTACCTAATGATGTACCTAATGAATACTTTTTCAGAGACAGGACAGGTAGAATACTACTAAGGAATAAAACAATGTCTGAAGCAGCTCAATTTACTGCAACAACAATAGCAGCAACTAATGATACAGGAGGAGCAAGACATGGTCCAGCATATACACAACAAAGAAAAAGGGTTCAAGACATTGACATTGTTGGTGCTTTACCCTGTAAAACATGGTCTTTACAAGCTAAACAATGGTTAGACTGGCAAAGTGTAGGTCAGTGGCCTTCAAATGATATAAAGAGATATTGTAGCAACACTGGATGTTTTGTTGTTGGAGTTGGAAGCAAAGGCAGTGAAAACCATGAGcttgaatggagaatatcaaCATCTTTAGCAGAAAGGTGTttaatgtttaatctcaacatcACACAGATTCGGTGTTATGTCTTAATGAAGATGATATTAAAAACTTACATCAAGCCACACTGTGAAGACtccatttcaagtttcatgtgtaaaacagttttGTTCCAATTAACTGAAATTACACATTGTAATTTCTGGAGAGAAACAAACTTACTTGTTTGTCTATCAGTGTGTCTATGTGTCCTGTACAATAGTGTTTTGAATGAAAACTGTCCACATTTCATCATACCAGGAAATAATTTGATGGTAGGACAAATTGTTCAAGAATCTAAACCTCACATTCTTGAAATATTACAGTATATTATAAACAGTGAAGGAACAACATTACTAGGGATCAAGTGCGATGCTCTTGGTGCAAGGCTTCAGTTGAAGTTGAATCATTTATGCTTATACAACTTATGCCCATTTAAAACAATTGACATATCAGTAGTTTCTGGGAACTTATTAAGAGCAACTGCAACTATGTTGAAACAAGAAATAGATTATCGTCTAGCTTTTATTCGCAACACCAGGTATGAAGTGGCTATTCAAACATTGATGAAgtatattttcaaacttattatttctaatcAATCCCAAGGACTGGACAAAACAGCTTGCAGCCTTCTTGCACCATGGTTTTGTTCAACACTGGGATCTATCCTGGTATCTCTCAACATACAACAGCATAATGGTATATCAGCAGAAGCTTTCAACTGGATCTCACTGGGTCTGAACACAGATGTTGCATCAAATAAACTGAAGCTAGCATCCTCGTTTTATTGTATAGAGGATTATCACAGAACAGAAATTGTGCTCACAGATATTGAAGGCAACTATGACCTTAACATTGTTGAGCCTACTTGTGACTGCTTCTACTACTTCCGTCAAGCTCACAGAGGAGGGTTCAATGCAGTATGTGACAATCATACTGAACTAGCTCTTCAGTATGCTACAGCATTCTGTGTCAGATTTCTGCCATTCGAAGTTAACTGCATTCCTACTGAACTGCAGTATGAAATATTCAGATCTACACAAGAGGACCTTGCTTTTGGAGGTAGGACAGACTACTGGATGGACTGGGCAGTTGTAGATGCCCTCCCTTACTTGTACTTTCTACAATACAAGACTTACAGCTATCTTAGGAGACAAGATGATAAGCAAAGAGCACTTTCCAGCCTCATCAGGACTATTGACCAAGAACCAAACCTTGGACACAGGGAAACAGCCTTAAATCTGCTTGGACAGTGTATTGAACAAGAGAACTGCCCAACAGATGCTTTATGTTGTTATTTAGTATCTCTAGATCTAAGGGGAAGAAACAATGCTGCCAGGATCCATATATGTAGGTTTCTTTCTGCTATGGTAAATGACCAGGTTCAGAACCAATCACTCCTGtga